From one Triticum urartu cultivar G1812 chromosome 3, Tu2.1, whole genome shotgun sequence genomic stretch:
- the LOC125545115 gene encoding probable glycerol-3-phosphate acyltransferase 3: MAKKKLPQRLFSTLLSLIFQGRPWLSSSKGGSTAAAFPSTPLQRQHPPMANDRLAAARTLVVDVDGGLLRSSPSGLFPYFMLVALEAGGFLRGAVLLLLYPLLCCVGIGGVLALRVMAMAAFCGLRESRFRAGRAVLPKWFMEDVAAEAFEAIRGAKRRVCVTNMPRVMVEGFLREYLGADVVVGRRMKVLCGFYTGLMEEEEVALEKKKIMLESDAVGLSGSLEFLQHPLSRCCKEVYHVTQEDKAGWQALPRAKYPKAMVFHDGRLALRPTAGSTLAMFMWLPIGAALGAARLAVALTVPYRYSTPILAATGMSWRLKGERPGPPPGHGRGRGQLFVCNHRTLIDPVYVSVALDRQVRAVSYSLSRLSELISPIGRTVRLTRDRDSDGRAMARLLDRGDLVVVCPEGTTCREPYLLRFSPLFAELSDDVVPVGIAVETSMFYATTAGGFKCLDPLYYMVNPRMCYTVQFLERVRTTAAMGREVPSTDLANLVQRKMGEALGYGCTMLTRKDKYLMLAGNDGVVRASDKCSAPPGGRIAH; encoded by the exons ATGGCCAAGAAGAAGCTGCCGCAGAGGCTCTTCTCCACCTTGCTCTCGCTCATCTTCCAGGGGAGGCCATGGCTCTCGAGCAGCAAGGGCGGTAGCACCGCCGCCGCGTTCCCGTCCACGCCGCTGCAGCGACAGCACCCTCCCATGGCGAATGACAGGCTCGCCGCCGCGCGGACCCTCGTCGTCGACGTCGACGGCGGCCTCCTCCGCTCGTCACCCTCCGGCCTCTTCCCCTACTTCATGCTCGTGGCGCTGGAGGCGGGAGGGTTCCTGCGAGGCGCCGTGCTCCTCCTCCTCTACCCTCTGCTCTGCTGCGTGggcatcggcggcgtcctggcgCTGAGGGTCATGGCCATGGCGGCCTTCTGCGGCCTCCGGGAGAGCCGGTTCCGCGCCGGCCGCGCCGTGTTGCCAAAGTGGTTCATGGAGGACGTGGCCGCGGAAGCATTCGAGGCGATAAGAGGCGCCAAGAGGAGGGTCTGCGTGACGAATATGCCGAGGGTGATGGTGGAGGGGTTCCTGAGGGAATATCTCGGGGCGGACGTGGTAGTGGGGAGGCGGATGAAGGTGCTCTGTGGGTTCTACACCGGTCTcatggaggaggaagaggtggcgttGGAGAAGAAGAAGATCATGCTGGAGAGTGATGCTGTGGGCCTCTCTGGCTCCTTGGAGTTTCTCCAACATCCTCTCTCACGATGTTGCAAG GAGGTCTACCACGTGACGCAGGAGGACAAGGCCGGGTGGCAAGCGCTGCCAAGGGCCAAGTACCCGAAGGCCATGGTGTTCCACGACGGCCGGCTCGCGCTCCGGCCAACCGCCGGCAGCACGCTCGCCATGTTCATGTGGCTCCCTATCGGCGCCGCCCTGGGTGCCGCCCGTCTCGCCGTCGCGCTCACCGTGCCGTACAGGTACTCCACGCCCATCCTGGCGGCCACCGGCATGTCGTGGCGGCTCAAGGGGGAGCGGCCGGGTCCCCCGCCCGGCCACGGCCGCGGCCGCGGGCAGCTGTTCGTGTGCAACCACCGCACGCTCATCGACCCGGTGTACGTCTCGGTGGCGCTGGACCGGCAGGTGCGCGCCGTGTCCTACAGCCTCAGCCGGCTGTCGGAGCTCATCTCGCCGATCGGCCGCACCGTGCGGCTGACGCGCGACCGCGACAGCGACGGCCGCGCCATGGCGCGCCTCCTGGACCGCGGCGACCTCGTCGTCGTCTGCCCCGAGGGCACCACCTGCCGCGAGCCCTACCTGCTGCGGTTCAGCCCGCTGTTCGCCGAGCTCAGCGACGACGTTGTCCCGGTCGGCATCGCCGTCGAGACGTCCATGTTCTACGCGACGACGGCGGGCGGGTTCAAGTGCCTCGACCCGCTCTACTACATGGTGAACCCGAGGATGTGCTACACGGTGCAGTTCCTGGAGCGGGTGCGCACCACGGCGGCGATGGGGAGGGAGGTGCCCAGCACCGACTTGGCCAACCTCGTGCAGAGGAAGATGGGGGAGGCGCTCGGCTACGGATGCACCATGCTCACAAGGAAGGACAAGTACCTCATGCTCGCCGGCAACGATGGCGTCGTCAGAGCCAGCGACAAATGCTCTGCTCCTCCCGGAGGGAGAATAGCTCATTAG